In the genome of Desulfovibrio desulfuricans, one region contains:
- a CDS encoding chemotaxis protein CheA, producing MSQEFFDPELFADFIAEAKEHLETIEPNLLELEKAPDNLALLNDIFRPMHSLKGASGFLGLNRINQLAHKSENILDELRKGTMVVTSEIMDVILASTDALRQMIDNLESTNAEGDVEIDHIMAQIEAIMAGETSPQVAAEPAAEAAPANAVSAAEAVADDAQAAKEAAPSLQAEDNASAADEPDSEAAPTGNGRQNSDAPAMTGKEWVLTLPDIPSYALTAFGEGHLKDFIDESNDTIESLTNGLLDLEENPVGRDELVNDIFRFFHNMKGNSGIIGYAELNALTHEAETLLNNVRQGKITPTHELIDLLLLVVDVLEAQVQRINIEAGTATPFNIEPVVKQLQLAQTGGPISLPQELLDAQASQNGAAAGQQEAETEHADEPAASASQEEHAPVEVVMPTIIAVGAENDDIDAFRATVRQQLEIIHAALETLKKDGSHKDSIDAIFRCLVAVKNACGFMDFEEIKVYAERTAGIVDQGRISGIDFGLMVDLLEQEVAIIKDMIQQKLDGPAPAPAAQVAAQPAAPASAAKPADEPAPHAQNEQAGKHEPAPAAHAPAAKPAEHAAPAPAAAKPAPARPAPAKQAVAARPAAPAKPAAPAKPAAQAAAPTQENHKGSSTIRVDHERLDHLMNLIGELIINRNRYTLIARSLEDNGHDVDISQVAQSLSETTYAMARISDDLQDTIMKVRMVPVSSVFSRFPRLVRDLSRKSGKEVDLIMEGEETELDKSVVEVIGDPLVHLIRNSVDHGIEPEEVRLAAGKPAKGKVTLRAFHKGNSVAIEIEDDGKGIDPVKMREVAVRKGVITSEEAAQLDDRESLELIFAPGFSSAEKITDISGRGVGMDVVRTNIKNLKGSVSTYSEVGKGTRFTLSLPLTLAIIDALMVNVSGQMYAIPLDAVSETTKIEAERLTDVKGRKAVTLRGEVLGVVELSEMLGLPRTDPLPDVLSVVVIHDNDRRLGLVVDRLLERQEIVIKPLGAYLGDLKGISGATIMGDGSVILILDPHEIYILATSKASSMGSGDQGKQAISARV from the coding sequence ATGAGCCAGGAATTTTTTGATCCGGAACTTTTCGCCGACTTTATCGCGGAAGCCAAAGAACATCTCGAAACCATCGAGCCCAATCTGCTTGAACTTGAGAAGGCTCCGGACAATCTGGCACTGCTGAATGACATTTTCCGCCCCATGCACTCTCTCAAGGGCGCGTCGGGTTTTCTGGGGTTGAACCGCATCAACCAGCTTGCGCACAAGTCCGAGAACATTCTGGACGAGCTGCGCAAGGGCACCATGGTGGTGACCTCGGAAATTATGGATGTCATTCTGGCTTCCACGGACGCCTTGCGTCAGATGATAGATAACCTTGAATCCACCAACGCCGAAGGCGATGTGGAAATCGATCATATCATGGCGCAGATCGAAGCCATCATGGCTGGCGAAACTTCGCCCCAGGTGGCTGCCGAGCCCGCTGCCGAAGCGGCCCCCGCCAATGCCGTTTCCGCTGCCGAAGCAGTTGCAGACGACGCTCAGGCCGCCAAAGAAGCAGCCCCCTCACTTCAGGCAGAAGACAACGCTTCAGCCGCTGACGAGCCAGACAGCGAGGCGGCCCCCACGGGCAACGGCAGGCAAAACTCCGACGCTCCGGCCATGACAGGCAAGGAATGGGTGCTCACCCTGCCCGACATACCTTCGTATGCCCTCACCGCGTTTGGCGAGGGGCATCTCAAAGATTTTATCGACGAGTCCAACGACACCATCGAAAGCCTGACCAACGGCCTGCTCGATCTGGAAGAAAACCCCGTTGGCCGGGACGAACTGGTCAACGATATTTTCCGCTTTTTCCACAACATGAAGGGCAACAGCGGCATTATCGGCTACGCAGAGCTGAATGCCCTTACCCACGAGGCGGAAACCCTGCTCAACAATGTTCGTCAAGGCAAAATTACCCCGACCCACGAGCTCATCGACCTGCTGCTGCTTGTTGTCGACGTGCTTGAGGCTCAGGTGCAGCGCATCAACATTGAAGCGGGCACCGCCACCCCCTTCAATATCGAGCCAGTGGTCAAACAGCTTCAGCTGGCCCAGACCGGCGGCCCCATTTCGCTGCCGCAAGAGCTGCTCGACGCGCAGGCCAGCCAGAACGGCGCCGCAGCCGGGCAGCAGGAAGCTGAAACAGAGCACGCAGATGAACCGGCAGCCTCCGCCAGCCAGGAGGAGCACGCCCCGGTTGAGGTGGTCATGCCGACCATCATTGCCGTCGGTGCTGAAAATGACGACATCGACGCCTTCCGCGCCACCGTGCGCCAGCAGCTTGAAATAATTCATGCCGCCCTTGAAACGCTCAAAAAAGACGGCAGCCACAAAGATTCCATCGACGCCATCTTCCGCTGCCTTGTGGCGGTCAAAAACGCCTGCGGCTTTATGGACTTTGAAGAAATCAAGGTCTATGCCGAGCGCACTGCGGGCATTGTGGATCAGGGACGGATCAGCGGTATTGATTTTGGCCTGATGGTGGACCTGCTTGAACAGGAAGTTGCCATCATCAAGGACATGATACAGCAAAAGCTGGACGGGCCAGCCCCGGCTCCTGCGGCCCAGGTTGCCGCGCAGCCCGCAGCGCCTGCCAGCGCGGCCAAGCCTGCCGATGAGCCAGCTCCGCACGCGCAGAATGAGCAAGCAGGCAAGCATGAGCCTGCCCCTGCCGCGCACGCGCCTGCGGCCAAACCGGCGGAACACGCCGCTCCGGCCCCGGCGGCTGCAAAGCCCGCGCCCGCAAGGCCAGCGCCCGCCAAGCAAGCGGTTGCAGCCAGGCCAGCTGCGCCCGCCAAACCTGCCGCACCGGCCAAGCCCGCCGCGCAGGCGGCGGCCCCGACTCAGGAAAACCACAAGGGTTCATCCACCATCCGCGTTGACCATGAGCGCCTTGACCATCTGATGAACCTCATCGGCGAGCTCATCATTAACCGCAACCGGTACACCCTTATCGCCCGCTCGCTTGAAGACAACGGGCACGATGTAGATATTTCGCAGGTAGCCCAAAGCCTTTCTGAAACCACCTATGCCATGGCCCGCATTTCGGACGATTTGCAGGACACCATCATGAAGGTGCGCATGGTGCCGGTTTCCTCCGTGTTTTCCCGCTTCCCCCGCCTGGTGCGCGACCTTTCGCGCAAAAGCGGCAAGGAAGTGGACCTGATCATGGAAGGTGAGGAAACAGAACTGGACAAGAGCGTGGTGGAAGTTATCGGCGACCCCCTTGTCCACCTCATCCGCAACTCGGTCGACCACGGCATTGAACCGGAAGAAGTGCGCCTGGCCGCTGGCAAACCCGCCAAGGGCAAGGTCACGCTGCGCGCCTTCCACAAGGGCAACTCTGTGGCCATTGAGATTGAAGACGACGGCAAGGGCATAGACCCGGTAAAGATGCGTGAGGTAGCCGTGCGCAAGGGCGTCATCACCTCTGAGGAAGCCGCCCAGCTCGACGACCGCGAATCGCTGGAGCTGATCTTTGCCCCCGGTTTTTCGTCGGCGGAAAAAATCACCGACATCTCCGGTCGCGGCGTGGGCATGGATGTGGTGCGCACCAACATCAAAAACCTCAAGGGCAGCGTCAGCACATATTCCGAGGTGGGCAAGGGCACACGCTTCACCCTCAGCCTGCCGCTTACGCTGGCCATCATTGACGCGCTTATGGTCAATGTTTCCGGCCAGATGTATGCCATCCCCCTTGATGCTGTCTCTGAAACCACCAAGATTGAGGCCGAGCGCCTCACAGACGTCAAGGGCCGCAAGGCCGTTACCCTGCGCGGCGAAGTGCTTGGCGTTGTCGAGCTTTCAGAAATGCTGGGCCTGCCCCGCACCGACCCCCTGCCCGACGTTCTCTCTGTGGTAGTCATCCACGACAACGACCGCCGTCTGGGCCTCGTGGTCGACCGCCTGCTTGAACGCCAGGAAATCGTTATCAAGCCCCTCGGCGCATACCTTGGCGACCTCAAGGGCATTTCGGGCGCGACCATCATGGGCGACGGCTCGGTC